From the Macaca nemestrina isolate mMacNem1 chromosome 7, mMacNem.hap1, whole genome shotgun sequence genome, one window contains:
- the LOC105481786 gene encoding suppressor of cytokine signaling 4 produces MAENNENNSKNVDVRPKTSRSRSADRKDGYVWSGKKLSWSKKSESYSDAETVNGIEKTEVSLRNRERKHSCSSIELDLDHSCGHRFLGRSLKQKLQDAVGQCFPIKNCSSRHSSGLPSKRKIHISELMLDKCPFPPRSDLAFRWHFIKRHTAPINSKSDEWVSTDLSQTELRDGQLKLRNMEENINCFSHTNVQPCVITTDNALCREDPMTGSVMNLVSNNSIEDSDMDSDDEILTLCTSSRKRNKPKWELDDEILQLETPPKYHTQIDYVHCLVPDLLQINNNPCYWGVMDKYAAEALLEGKPEGTFLLRDSAQEDYLFSVSFRRYSRSLHARIEQWNHNFSFDAHDPCVFHSPDITGLLEHYKDPSACMFFEPLLSTPLIRTFPFSLQHICRTVICNCTTYDGINALPIPSSMKLYLKEYHYKSKVRVLRIDAPEQQC; encoded by the coding sequence ATggcagaaaataatgaaaataatagtaaaaatgtaGATGTAAGGCCCAAGACTAGTCGGAGCAGAAGTGCCGACAGAAAAGATGGTTATGTGTGGAGTGGAAAGAAGTTATCTTGGTCAAAAAAGAGTGAGAGTTATTCAGATGCTGAAACGGTGAATGGTATAGAGAAAACTGAAGTGTCTTTAAGGAACCGAGAAAGGAAGCACAGCTGTTCATCCATTGAGTTGGACTTAGATCATTCCTGTGGGCATAGATTTTTAGGCCGATCTCTTAAACAAAAACTGCAAGATGCCGTGGGGCAGTGTTTTCCAATAAAGAATTGTAGTAGTCGGCACTCTTCAGGGCTTCCATCTAAAAGGAAAATTCATATCAGTGAACTCATGTTAGATAAGTGTCCTTTCCCACCTCGATCAGATTTAGCCTTTAGGTGGCATTTTATTAAACGACACACTGCTCCTATAAATTCCAAATCAGATGAATGGGTAAGCACAGACTTGTCTCAGACTGAATTGAGGGATGGTCAGCTAAAACTAAgaaatatggaagaaaatataaactgTTTCTCACATACCAATGTTCAGCCCTGTGTCATAACCACCGACAATGCTTTGTGTAGAGAAGATCCTATGACTGGCTCTGTGATGAACCTGGTTTCAAATAACAGTATAGAAGATAGTGATATGGATTCCGATGATGAAATTCTAACACTTTGCACAAgttccagaaaaagaaacaaacccaaATGGGAATTGGATGATGAAATCCTGCAGTTGGAAACACCTCCTAAATACCACACGCAGATTGATTATGTCCACTGTCTTGTACCAGACCTCCTTCAGATCAATAACAACCCATGTTACTGGGGAGTAATGGATAAATATGCAGCCGAAGCACTACTGGAAGGAAAACCAGAGGGTACCTTTTTACTTCGAGACTCAGCACAGGAAGACTATTTATTCTCTGTTAGCTTTAGACGCTATAGTCGTTCTCTTCATGCTAGAATTGAACAGTGGAATCACAACTTTAGCTTTGATGCACATGACCCCTGTGTCTTTCATTCTCCTGACATTACTGGGCTCCTAGAACATTATAAGGACCCAAGCGCCTGTATGTTCTTTGAACCACTGCTGTCCACTCCTTTAATTCGGACTTTCCCCTTTTCCCTGCAGCATATATGCAGAACAGTTATTTGTAACTGTACAACTTATGATGGCATCAATGCCCTTCCAATTCCTTCTTCTATGAAATTATATCTGAAGGAATATCATTATAAATCAAAAGTTAGAGTACTCAGGATTGATGCACCAGAACAGCAATGCTAG